A single genomic interval of Litoreibacter ponti harbors:
- the gap gene encoding type I glyceraldehyde-3-phosphate dehydrogenase: protein MTTTVAINGFGRIGRCTLAHIAESSRNDIQVVAINATGPIETNAHLLKYDSVHGRFGQEVRVDGDTMDIGRGPMKVHSTYDPSELDWDGVDVVLECTGKFNSKAQSQIHLDRGAKRVLISAPAKGVDKTIVYGVNHRDLLPEHGVVSNGSCTTNCLAPLAKVLNDAIGIERGIMTTIHSYTGDQPTLDRRHADLYRARAAAMAMIPTSTGAAKALGEVLPELSGKLDGTAMRVPTPNVSAVDLTFEAGKDVTVDDVNEIVREAAAGHMGAVLSYDPEPKVSIDFNHTPHSSIFAPDQTKVVGGRTVRVLAWYDNEWGFSCRMADVASAMGRL from the coding sequence ATGACCACGACAGTTGCCATCAATGGCTTTGGCCGCATTGGGCGATGCACCCTCGCCCATATCGCCGAAAGCTCCCGAAATGACATTCAAGTCGTCGCGATCAATGCCACCGGCCCGATTGAGACCAACGCGCATCTGCTGAAATACGACAGCGTGCATGGCCGCTTCGGCCAAGAGGTACGCGTTGACGGTGATACGATGGATATCGGTCGCGGCCCGATGAAGGTCCATTCGACCTATGATCCGTCTGAATTGGACTGGGATGGTGTCGATGTCGTGCTCGAATGCACCGGCAAGTTCAACTCCAAGGCTCAGTCACAAATTCACCTCGACCGCGGCGCGAAACGCGTCTTGATCTCTGCTCCGGCAAAGGGTGTCGACAAGACCATCGTGTACGGCGTCAACCATCGCGATCTGTTGCCAGAGCATGGTGTCGTCTCAAACGGCTCTTGCACGACCAATTGTCTGGCACCGCTCGCCAAGGTTCTCAATGATGCCATCGGGATTGAGCGGGGTATCATGACCACGATCCACTCCTATACTGGAGACCAGCCGACGCTCGACCGGCGCCACGCCGACCTCTACCGCGCCCGGGCGGCGGCGATGGCAATGATCCCGACATCGACCGGCGCCGCAAAGGCCTTGGGTGAAGTGCTGCCAGAGCTTTCCGGCAAGCTTGATGGCACCGCGATGCGCGTGCCCACGCCGAACGTATCCGCCGTCGATTTGACCTTCGAGGCCGGGAAGGATGTGACCGTCGACGACGTCAATGAAATCGTGCGCGAGGCTGCCGCCGGGCATATGGGGGCGGTGCTGTCCTACGATCCGGAACCCAAGGTTTCGATCGACTTCAACCACACACCCCATTCGTCGATTTTCGCGCCGGATCAGACAAAGGTTGTGGGCGGTCGCACGGTTCGGGTATTGGCGTGGTACGACAATGAGTGGGGCTTCTCCTGCCGAATGGCCGATGTGGCCAGCGCGATGGGACGCCTCTAA
- a CDS encoding SDR family NAD(P)-dependent oxidoreductase, with amino-acid sequence MGYVLITGASEGIGKAIALRAAQNDRNMILAARSEDKLNALADEIKAKGLEAHVILSDLNEDGAAAKLWEQASAIGQIDVLVNNAGLGINGPFGDVDAEREDATMQVNMIALTQLMRLAVRDMKAAGKGRILNVASTAAFLPGPHMSVYHASKSYVLSLSEAVAQELSGTDVSVTALCPGPTRTEFFDEADMNETRFIKADQMMSAKEVADQGWVGMNMGQRIVVPGAMNKISAFLPRILPRSLITWITAQLYKRT; translated from the coding sequence ATGGGATACGTATTGATCACCGGCGCGTCCGAGGGCATCGGCAAGGCTATCGCCCTGCGCGCGGCGCAGAACGACCGCAACATGATCCTTGCCGCACGCTCCGAGGACAAGCTGAATGCGCTTGCAGACGAGATCAAGGCGAAGGGGCTCGAAGCCCACGTGATCCTGTCGGACCTGAACGAGGATGGCGCGGCGGCCAAGCTTTGGGAGCAGGCGAGCGCGATCGGGCAGATCGACGTGCTGGTCAATAACGCAGGGCTCGGTATCAACGGACCGTTTGGAGACGTGGATGCGGAGCGCGAAGACGCCACCATGCAGGTCAACATGATCGCGCTGACCCAGCTCATGCGCCTTGCGGTGCGCGATATGAAAGCGGCGGGCAAAGGCCGTATCCTGAACGTCGCCTCAACCGCGGCGTTCCTGCCGGGGCCGCATATGTCGGTCTATCACGCCTCGAAATCCTACGTGCTGTCCCTGTCAGAGGCGGTCGCACAGGAATTGTCGGGCACGGATGTGTCGGTCACGGCGCTTTGCCCCGGGCCGACGCGTACGGAGTTCTTTGACGAGGCCGATATGAACGAGACCCGTTTCATCAAAGCAGATCAGATGATGAGCGCAAAAGAGGTCGCCGATCAGGGCTGGGTGGGCATGAATATGGGTCAACGGATCGTCGTCCCCGGCGCAATGAACAAGATCTCCGCCTTCCTGCCCCGCATCCTGCCGCGCAGCTTGATCACGTGGATCACGGCACAGCTTTACAAACGCACCTGA
- a CDS encoding ABC-F family ATP-binding cassette domain-containing protein, whose translation MLRLNDLRYAVEGRTLFEGASATIPTGHKVGLVGRNGTGKTTLFRLIRGELALESGTVTLPDRARIGGIAQEVPSNEVSLLNTVLAADTERADLMAEADTATDPDRIAEIQTRLADIDAWSAEARASSILVGLGFTPAETHQPCSDFSGGWRMRVALAAVLFSQPDLLLLDEPTNYLDLEGALWLEHYLTRYPHTVIIISHDRELLNRSVNGILHLEDKQLTFYSGNYDQFARQRAARRAVQAAAAKKQELQRAHLQSFVDRFKAKASKAKQAQSRVKMLEKMETITAPEDAARVVFTFPEPEELSPPIINTESASVGYDGTPVLSHLNLRIDQDDRIALLGRNGEGKSTLAKLLSDRLDAMGGRVTASNKLRIGFFAQHQVDELHVDQTPLEHLIKERPNEGQAKLRARLASFGLGADQADTEVGRLSGGQKARLSLLLATLPAPHLLILDEPTNHLDIESREALVEALTAYTGAVILVSHDMHLLSLVADRLWLVKDGRVSPYEEDLQAYRKLLLAPPDKPEKDKPKPKKASRDDILELRAEVRKCEARVEKIAAMQDELAKRLGDPKVYEDHMADKRVVWQKKYSEVMEAMDRAEAMWLKAQSKLEKAEG comes from the coding sequence ATGTTACGTCTCAATGATCTGCGCTACGCCGTCGAGGGCCGCACCCTGTTCGAGGGCGCCTCTGCCACGATCCCCACCGGCCACAAGGTCGGGCTCGTGGGGCGCAATGGCACCGGCAAAACCACGCTTTTCCGGCTAATCCGGGGCGAGCTGGCGCTGGAAAGCGGCACCGTCACCCTGCCCGATCGCGCCCGCATTGGCGGCATCGCGCAGGAGGTGCCATCGAACGAGGTCTCTCTTCTGAACACCGTGCTCGCCGCCGACACCGAGCGCGCGGATCTCATGGCCGAGGCCGACACGGCCACCGACCCCGACCGCATCGCCGAGATCCAGACCCGGCTGGCCGATATCGACGCCTGGTCGGCCGAGGCGCGCGCCTCTTCGATCCTCGTGGGCCTGGGCTTCACCCCTGCCGAGACGCATCAGCCCTGCTCGGATTTCTCCGGCGGGTGGCGCATGCGCGTGGCGCTCGCCGCGGTGCTGTTCTCCCAGCCCGATCTGCTGCTGCTTGACGAGCCTACGAACTATCTCGACCTCGAAGGCGCGCTCTGGCTCGAGCACTACCTGACCCGCTACCCGCACACGGTCATCATCATCTCCCACGACCGGGAGCTGCTGAACCGCTCGGTCAACGGCATCCTGCATCTCGAAGACAAGCAGTTGACGTTCTACTCGGGCAATTACGACCAGTTCGCCCGCCAGCGCGCCGCGCGCCGCGCGGTGCAGGCCGCCGCCGCGAAGAAGCAGGAGCTGCAGCGCGCCCACCTGCAAAGCTTCGTCGACCGCTTCAAGGCCAAGGCGTCCAAGGCCAAACAGGCGCAGTCCCGCGTCAAGATGCTCGAGAAGATGGAAACCATCACCGCCCCAGAGGACGCCGCCCGCGTCGTCTTCACCTTCCCCGAGCCCGAAGAGCTGTCGCCGCCCATTATCAACACCGAAAGCGCGTCCGTCGGCTATGACGGCACGCCCGTGCTCAGCCACCTGAACCTGCGCATCGACCAGGATGACCGCATCGCGCTTCTGGGCCGCAACGGCGAGGGCAAGTCGACGCTCGCCAAGCTGCTCTCCGACCGGCTCGATGCCATGGGCGGGCGCGTTACCGCATCCAATAAGCTGCGCATCGGCTTCTTCGCCCAGCACCAAGTGGACGAGCTGCATGTCGACCAGACCCCGCTCGAGCACCTGATCAAGGAGCGCCCGAACGAAGGTCAGGCCAAGCTGCGCGCGCGGCTGGCAAGCTTTGGTCTTGGCGCGGATCAGGCCGACACCGAGGTCGGGCGCCTGTCTGGCGGCCAGAAGGCCCGCCTGTCCCTGCTGCTCGCCACCCTGCCCGCGCCGCATCTGCTGATCCTCGACGAGCCGACCAACCACCTTGATATCGAAAGCCGCGAGGCGCTGGTCGAGGCACTGACCGCCTATACCGGCGCGGTCATTCTCGTCTCCCACGACATGCACCTGCTGAGCCTCGTGGCCGACCGGCTGTGGCTGGTCAAGGACGGCCGCGTCAGCCCCTATGAAGAAGACCTGCAGGCCTACCGCAAACTGCTGCTCGCGCCGCCCGACAAGCCCGAAAAGGACAAACCAAAGCCCAAAAAGGCGTCGCGCGACGACATTCTCGAGCTGCGCGCCGAGGTCCGCAAATGCGAGGCCCGCGTCGAGAAGATCGCCGCTATGCAGGACGAGCTTGCCAAGCGTCTGGGCGACCCCAAGGTCTACGAGGACCACATGGCCGACAAACGCGTCGTCTGGCAGAAGAAATACTCCGAAGTGATGGAGGCGATGGACCGCGCCGAAGCCATGTGGCTCAAGGCCCAGTCCAAACTGGAAAAGGCCGAAGGCTAG
- a CDS encoding cell division protein ZapA produces MPEINIEIGGRTFQVACQTGEEHFLQTAARLLDNEASVLAEQIGRMPETRMLLMAGLMLADKTAGLEEELRAAEDQLDTLRRDLDGARSAQPQTVEVPVVPQSVTDTLAELAARSEALADSLEAKRG; encoded by the coding sequence ATGCCCGAGATCAACATCGAGATCGGCGGTCGCACCTTTCAGGTCGCCTGCCAGACCGGCGAAGAGCACTTCCTGCAGACCGCCGCGCGCCTGCTCGACAACGAGGCCAGCGTGCTGGCAGAGCAGATCGGTCGGATGCCCGAGACCCGGATGCTGCTTATGGCAGGACTGATGCTCGCTGACAAAACGGCGGGGCTCGAAGAGGAATTGCGCGCCGCTGAAGACCAGCTCGACACGTTGCGCCGTGACCTAGACGGCGCGCGGTCCGCACAGCCGCAGACGGTCGAGGTACCCGTGGTGCCACAGTCGGTGACGGATACGCTGGCCGAGCTTGCCGCGCGCTCCGAAGCACTCGCCGACAGTCTGGAGGCGAAACGCGGCTGA
- the gap gene encoding type I glyceraldehyde-3-phosphate dehydrogenase: MSVKVAINGFGRIGRNVLRSIIESGRTDIEVIAINDLGPVETNAHLLQYDSVHGRFPQEVTVKGDTIDVGRGAMEVTAIRNPADLPWGDVDIVLECTGIFTSKEACQAHLENGSSRVLISAPGKNADKTIVYGVNHDSLTSDDVVVSNASCTTNCLSPVAHVLQQNVGIVKGFMTTIHSYTGDQPTLDTMHKDLYRARAAALSMIPTSTGAAKAVGLVLPELDGKLDGVAIRVPTPNVSVVDLTFEAAKDTSIEEINAMMEAAASEGPLKGILGYTDRKLVSCDFNHDPRSSIFAADQTKVMEGRMVRILSWYDNEWGFSNRMADTAVAMGKLI, translated from the coding sequence ATGTCCGTAAAAGTCGCCATTAACGGTTTTGGTCGCATCGGCCGCAATGTCCTGCGGAGCATCATCGAAAGCGGTCGCACCGATATCGAGGTCATCGCGATCAACGACCTCGGCCCGGTCGAAACCAACGCGCATCTGCTGCAATATGACAGCGTGCACGGCCGTTTCCCGCAAGAGGTGACCGTGAAGGGCGACACGATCGACGTGGGCCGCGGCGCCATGGAAGTCACCGCCATCCGCAACCCCGCCGATCTGCCTTGGGGCGACGTGGACATCGTGCTGGAATGCACCGGGATCTTTACCTCGAAAGAGGCCTGTCAGGCCCATCTCGAAAACGGCTCCAGCCGCGTCCTGATCTCGGCCCCCGGAAAGAATGCCGACAAGACGATCGTCTACGGCGTGAACCATGACAGCCTGACCTCTGACGACGTGGTGGTGTCCAACGCGTCTTGCACCACGAACTGCCTCAGCCCGGTGGCCCATGTGCTGCAACAGAACGTGGGCATCGTCAAAGGCTTCATGACCACGATCCACAGCTACACCGGCGACCAGCCGACGCTGGACACGATGCACAAGGACCTCTATCGCGCCCGCGCGGCGGCGCTGTCGATGATCCCGACCTCGACCGGCGCGGCCAAGGCCGTGGGGCTGGTGCTGCCCGAATTGGACGGCAAGCTCGACGGTGTCGCGATCCGCGTGCCGACCCCGAATGTGTCCGTTGTGGACCTGACCTTTGAGGCTGCGAAAGACACCAGCATCGAAGAGATCAACGCCATGATGGAGGCCGCTGCCAGCGAAGGGCCCCTGAAGGGCATCCTCGGCTACACCGACCGCAAGCTGGTCAGCTGCGATTTCAACCACGACCCGCGCTCGTCGATCTTTGCCGCTGACCAGACCAAGGTCATGGAGGGCCGTATGGTCCGTATCCTGAGCTGGTATGACAACGAGTGGGGCTTCTCGAACCGCATGGCCGACACCGCCGTGGCGATGGGCAAGCTCATTTAA
- a CDS encoding phosphoglycerate kinase has protein sequence MPWKTLDDLDLNGKRVLIRVDINVPMEDGKVTDTTRIDRIVPTITDVLAAGGMPILMAHFGRPKCKVVPEMSLSHVVPALSDILGQPVTLIDGNYGARVAALEPGEIALLENLRFNPGEEGNDAGFAQRLASLGDVYVNDAFSAAHRAHASTEALARLLPACAGRLMQAELSALEGALASPKRPVCAVVGGAKVSTKLDLLGNLVGKVDHLVIGGGMANTFLAAQGFDVGKSLCEHDLADTAREILSKAEAAGCAIHLPSDIVVAREFKAGADHEILSADNCPTDAMILDAGPDTVAKLEEVFTECNTLIWNGPLGAFEIAPFNAATNAAARKAADLTRAGKLISVAGGGDTVAALNGANAAPDFTYISTAGGAFLEWMEGKTLPGVAALEG, from the coding sequence ATGCCTTGGAAAACCCTCGACGACCTTGATCTGAACGGCAAGCGGGTGCTGATCCGCGTTGATATCAATGTCCCCATGGAGGATGGCAAGGTCACCGACACCACCCGGATCGACCGGATTGTGCCAACGATCACCGATGTTTTGGCCGCGGGCGGTATGCCGATCCTGATGGCCCATTTCGGTCGCCCAAAGTGCAAGGTGGTGCCGGAGATGTCGTTGTCGCACGTCGTCCCGGCCCTCTCGGATATCCTTGGCCAGCCTGTCACCTTGATCGACGGCAATTACGGCGCGCGGGTCGCGGCGCTTGAGCCCGGCGAGATCGCCCTGCTGGAGAACCTCCGCTTCAATCCCGGCGAGGAAGGCAATGACGCGGGCTTTGCCCAGCGGCTCGCCAGCCTTGGCGATGTCTACGTGAACGATGCCTTTTCTGCTGCCCACCGCGCCCATGCCTCGACCGAGGCGCTGGCGCGCCTTTTGCCCGCCTGCGCTGGACGGTTGATGCAGGCCGAGCTGAGCGCGCTGGAAGGTGCGCTGGCGTCCCCGAAGCGCCCGGTTTGCGCCGTGGTCGGGGGTGCGAAGGTCTCGACCAAACTCGACCTGCTGGGCAACTTGGTGGGAAAGGTCGATCACCTTGTGATCGGCGGCGGCATGGCGAACACGTTTCTCGCCGCGCAGGGGTTCGATGTGGGCAAGTCGCTTTGCGAGCATGATCTGGCGGACACGGCCCGCGAGATCCTGTCCAAGGCCGAGGCCGCGGGCTGCGCGATCCATTTGCCCAGCGATATCGTCGTCGCGCGCGAATTCAAGGCGGGCGCGGACCACGAGATATTGTCAGCTGACAATTGCCCGACGGATGCGATGATCCTCGACGCAGGGCCGGACACGGTCGCGAAGCTCGAAGAAGTCTTCACCGAGTGCAACACGCTGATCTGGAACGGCCCGCTGGGCGCCTTCGAAATTGCGCCATTCAACGCCGCCACCAACGCGGCGGCGCGCAAGGCAGCCGATCTGACCCGTGCGGGCAAGCTGATCTCTGTCGCCGGTGGTGGTGACACGGTCGCGGCCTTGAACGGCGCCAATGCTGCCCCAGATTTCACGTATATCTCTACCGCCGGCGGCGCGTTCCTGGAGTGGATGGAAGGCAAGACCCTGCCCGGCGTCGCAGCATTGGAGGGCTGA
- a CDS encoding TfoX/Sxy family protein, protein MTSPVSSIRNLGPAYEASLAAVGITSAEQLREVGADAAYAKLLESGTRPHFIGYYVLVMGLQGRPWNDCKGDEKAALRARFDDLKAKHFNSDLSGLERILDEIGVNNRARSN, encoded by the coding sequence ATGACATCGCCTGTCTCATCTATTCGCAATCTGGGTCCAGCCTACGAGGCGAGCTTGGCCGCCGTCGGTATTACCAGCGCGGAGCAGCTACGGGAGGTCGGCGCCGATGCCGCCTATGCCAAGCTTTTGGAAAGCGGAACCCGGCCGCATTTCATCGGATACTATGTGTTGGTGATGGGTCTGCAGGGGCGGCCCTGGAACGACTGTAAGGGCGACGAGAAGGCCGCACTCCGCGCGCGCTTCGATGATCTGAAAGCGAAGCATTTCAACAGTGATTTGAGTGGCTTGGAGCGTATTCTGGATGAAATTGGCGTGAACAATCGCGCGCGCAGCAATTGA
- the pcaC gene encoding 4-carboxymuconolactone decarboxylase, with product MSKKYDRGEAVRRKVLGDAHVDRSQAKQTAFDQPFQELITESAWGTVWASDAITLRERSMLTLAILAATKNFNEIPMHIRATANTGATREDICEVFQHVTIYAGVPTANHAIQLAKATFAEMDAEAEAAED from the coding sequence GTGAGCAAGAAATATGACCGCGGCGAAGCCGTACGACGCAAGGTCCTAGGGGACGCCCATGTGGACCGTTCCCAGGCGAAACAAACGGCGTTTGATCAACCTTTCCAAGAGCTTATCACAGAGTCAGCTTGGGGCACCGTCTGGGCATCGGACGCGATTACCTTGCGGGAGCGATCGATGCTCACGCTCGCGATCCTCGCGGCCACGAAGAACTTCAATGAAATTCCGATGCATATCCGCGCCACGGCCAATACCGGCGCCACGCGCGAAGATATTTGTGAGGTCTTTCAGCATGTTACCATCTACGCCGGTGTTCCCACGGCCAATCATGCGATCCAGCTTGCCAAAGCCACGTTTGCAGAGATGGATGCGGAAGCCGAAGCCGCCGAAGACTGA
- a CDS encoding DUF4112 domain-containing protein, with amino-acid sequence MTLARLDRLAYTLENLLPIPGTNLRIGLDALAGFVPVVGDVIMVAPASVILHQAHRLGAPRHLLIRMALNVGVDMVIGMIPFIGDIFDVGWNANTRNVNLLRAFLDANLPTEPRISRTASRQSPVV; translated from the coding sequence ATGACGCTGGCCCGCTTGGACCGCCTTGCGTATACGCTTGAAAATCTGCTGCCGATCCCGGGCACGAATTTGCGGATCGGGTTGGACGCTTTGGCCGGTTTCGTGCCGGTCGTAGGCGACGTGATCATGGTCGCCCCGGCGAGTGTCATCCTGCATCAGGCGCACCGGTTGGGCGCGCCGCGGCACCTATTGATCCGCATGGCGCTCAATGTGGGCGTCGATATGGTGATAGGTATGATCCCGTTCATCGGTGACATCTTCGACGTTGGATGGAACGCAAACACTCGTAATGTCAATCTGTTGCGCGCATTTCTTGATGCAAATCTGCCGACAGAGCCGCGCATTTCGAGAACGGCTTCGCGGCAAAGCCCTGTGGTCTAA
- the ndk gene encoding nucleoside-diphosphate kinase, giving the protein MAIQRTFSIIKPDATKRNLTGQIIAKFEEAGLRIVASKRIQLTLAQAQQFYGVHKDRPFFDELCEFMISEPIVVQVLEGEDAIAKNREVMGATNPAEAAEGTIRKEFALSIGENSVHGSDAPETAAEEIAFFFSGLELVG; this is encoded by the coding sequence ATGGCGATCCAACGCACCTTCTCCATCATCAAACCCGACGCCACCAAGCGCAACCTGACGGGGCAGATCATTGCCAAATTCGAAGAGGCCGGCCTGCGCATCGTCGCCTCCAAGCGCATCCAGTTGACCCTGGCCCAAGCGCAGCAGTTCTACGGTGTGCACAAGGACCGTCCGTTCTTTGACGAGCTGTGCGAATTCATGATCTCCGAGCCGATCGTGGTGCAGGTGCTGGAAGGCGAAGACGCCATTGCGAAGAACCGCGAAGTGATGGGCGCCACCAACCCGGCAGAGGCCGCAGAGGGCACCATCCGAAAGGAATTCGCGCTGTCCATCGGCGAGAACTCCGTGCACGGCTCCGACGCACCGGAGACCGCCGCAGAAGAGATCGCGTTCTTCTTCTCCGGCCTCGAACTGGTCGGCTAA
- a CDS encoding ATP-binding protein, translated as MLTLASVGVSRRSILKIVDKRRGVLNDYKPISGKRRQITGNRRMVFIRLRFLLACLLACVSLSAAQAETPVRMAYVEFPPYSFTGPGGAAEGLSIDLARALLEEAELSFIPAASPDEMITMLRDGRADISTLLGLTEDRLARADATDPLGAFGSALFTKAERAGDEVAAFSGDRIGVVRGSIAVQIAQGIPFAKLVEYETPDDQILGLLVGDVDAVVGATDSFAARLRLMELDRAVQPVEPPLEEFPYAFYVSPDRPELLSAMNTRIRDTLTPSELSTLNEIWFGSPSVDPNGELIAYGVLGLVLLLGMVMSISLSLRKKAARLEEVSQKAQATNLLVEAMNAVHSAVVVYDKDLRAIHWNDGFSSAFPKLVPLIERGASLQELVIQSYETGVVSGVWQTDETRHFADDLARKLRRGQSITRMIRGRNGRTFEATELPLGNGYFASLRVDVTGLLDQAALIEAQKKELESANEKLQIFATIAAHDLKAPLVQQSSILQVIREDIAEADQDFPDDVQDYFGMLETLSDRMRHLIQGLLDHARADEELSESELVDVNERMPSIVEMVGLPDNFRIEIQPDLPSLRVAPATFDAVMRNLISNAIKHHDRKMGVIKIRGKRIGDQTVFEVEDDGPGIPQEHLSSIFDPFKRLSANVEGSGLGLSFIKKTVNQWGGGIYVESRTDRGSIFVFSVPVDTARDFVGLDQCPMPSAALH; from the coding sequence TTGCTCACCTTGGCCTCCGTTGGCGTTTCCCGGAGGAGCATACTTAAAATCGTCGACAAAAGGCGAGGGGTCTTAAACGACTATAAACCGATCTCTGGAAAAAGGAGGCAAATCACAGGGAACCGGCGAATGGTGTTTATAAGATTGAGGTTTCTTCTCGCATGCTTGCTTGCCTGCGTGAGCCTGAGCGCGGCGCAGGCCGAGACGCCGGTCCGCATGGCTTATGTCGAGTTCCCACCCTATTCCTTCACGGGTCCCGGCGGCGCTGCGGAAGGCCTGTCAATCGATCTGGCCCGCGCGCTGCTGGAAGAGGCGGAGTTGAGCTTCATACCCGCGGCATCGCCCGACGAAATGATCACAATGCTCAGGGACGGGCGGGCTGATATCTCGACCCTGCTTGGTCTGACAGAAGATCGCTTGGCGCGCGCCGACGCGACTGACCCGCTCGGCGCATTTGGGAGTGCTTTGTTTACAAAGGCGGAAAGAGCCGGTGATGAGGTCGCGGCCTTCTCGGGCGACCGCATCGGGGTTGTGCGCGGCTCGATCGCCGTTCAGATTGCGCAGGGCATTCCCTTCGCAAAGCTCGTCGAATACGAAACCCCCGATGATCAAATCCTCGGGCTGCTGGTCGGTGATGTGGATGCGGTCGTCGGTGCTACCGATAGTTTCGCCGCGCGCCTGCGGCTGATGGAGCTCGACCGCGCGGTGCAACCCGTCGAGCCGCCGCTGGAGGAATTTCCGTACGCTTTCTACGTCTCCCCGGATCGCCCGGAGCTGCTGTCTGCGATGAATACCCGGATCCGCGACACACTCACGCCGTCAGAGCTGAGCACGCTCAACGAGATCTGGTTCGGAAGTCCGAGCGTCGATCCCAACGGCGAATTGATCGCTTATGGTGTTCTCGGCCTCGTGCTTTTGCTCGGCATGGTCATGTCAATCAGCCTGAGCCTTCGCAAGAAGGCGGCTCGATTGGAGGAGGTGTCACAGAAGGCCCAAGCGACGAACCTTTTGGTAGAAGCGATGAATGCCGTGCATTCTGCCGTTGTTGTGTATGACAAGGACCTGCGTGCCATTCATTGGAACGATGGATTCTCGTCAGCGTTTCCGAAGCTCGTTCCCTTGATCGAACGGGGCGCGAGCCTGCAGGAACTCGTCATTCAATCCTACGAAACAGGTGTTGTCTCGGGGGTCTGGCAGACTGACGAGACGCGGCATTTCGCAGATGACTTGGCGCGCAAACTGCGCCGTGGTCAGTCGATCACGCGCATGATCCGCGGCAGGAACGGCCGCACATTCGAGGCGACGGAATTGCCGCTCGGCAATGGCTATTTTGCATCATTGCGTGTGGATGTGACGGGGCTGCTGGATCAGGCGGCACTGATCGAGGCTCAAAAGAAAGAATTGGAGAGCGCGAACGAGAAACTTCAGATTTTCGCGACGATCGCGGCCCATGATCTGAAGGCGCCTTTGGTTCAGCAATCCAGCATTCTCCAGGTCATTCGAGAAGATATAGCAGAGGCAGACCAAGACTTTCCGGACGATGTGCAAGACTACTTCGGAATGCTGGAGACGCTTTCGGATCGCATGCGCCACCTTATCCAAGGCCTGCTGGATCACGCGCGCGCGGATGAAGAGTTGAGCGAAAGCGAGCTTGTCGATGTGAACGAACGGATGCCATCCATCGTCGAAATGGTCGGCCTTCCCGACAACTTCCGAATTGAAATCCAGCCTGACCTCCCCTCTCTTCGTGTCGCTCCAGCCACTTTCGATGCAGTGATGCGCAATCTGATTTCCAACGCGATCAAGCACCATGACCGCAAAATGGGCGTGATCAAGATCAGGGGTAAGCGGATCGGGGACCAAACCGTGTTTGAAGTAGAAGACGATGGGCCCGGCATCCCGCAAGAGCATCTCTCCTCCATCTTTGACCCGTTCAAGCGCCTTTCCGCGAACGTCGAAGGCAGCGGATTGGGACTGTCCTTCATCAAGAAGACGGTCAATCAATGGGGCGGGGGCATCTACGTGGAAAGCCGCACTGACCGTGGCAGCATCTTCGTCTTCTCCGTGCCCGTGGATACGGCGCGTGACTTTGTTGGGCTGGATCAATGCCCGATGCCGTCCGCGGCGCTCCATTGA